A stretch of the Notamacropus eugenii isolate mMacEug1 chromosome 2, mMacEug1.pri_v2, whole genome shotgun sequence genome encodes the following:
- the LOC140530396 gene encoding small ribosomal subunit protein uS14-like: MGHQQLYWSHPRKFGQGSPSCRVCSNRHGLIRQCFRQYTKDIGFIKLDQVMYGSHISDYTDHQWLPFYWILDICLIYPPKDLILLYMLR, encoded by the coding sequence ATGGGTCACCAGCAGCTCTACTGGAGCCACCCTCGCAAATTTGGCCAGGGCTCTCCGTCTTGCCGCGTCTGTTCGAACCGGCATGGCCTGATCCGCCAGTGCTTCCGGCAGTACACGAAAGACATCGGCTTCATCAAATTGGACCAAGTTATGTATGGATCTCACATCAGTGATTACACTGACCATCAGTGGCTACCATTTTACTGGATTCTGGACATCTGTTTGATCTACCCACCTAAAGATCTGATCCTGTTGTACATGTTACGCTAA